AGAATTTTAACTTCTTCTACTTGCGTCACGGTGCAGAGCCGCCAAGGACTTGGGTCAGCACCATCTTCTTTCAGTTGCAGTGCAGCTTTGTCCAGACATCTGCGCAGGCCAAAAGTGCCTGGTTAACAAGTAGTGTTACACGTATATGCTAGTGCCTGGTTAAAATGATTCAGGAATGTAGGTGGGCGGATCTTGTGGTGCTTCGAGTGAGAGAGAGGATGTCAATTGTTCAGAAAGTTTGAAGATTTATCTCGGCAATTGCCACCATATTATATTGCAAATGATCTAGTCTTTTCAGGGTAACGGAAAGAAAGAATTAGGAGTTACCTGAAATCATCAGTATGAGCTATTTTGCTGCTTCCTCTGATAGCAGATCTTTTGCCAGGAAGTTCATACAAGCCTACAAAGTCGCCACTATCAAAAGAAGCATTCCTCTTGCGGAAAGCAGCCACGAGAACCTGCGCAACACGAGTCAGAGGGCTGCCTCCCGGCAATCGGTGCCTGTACAAGGGAGTGCCAAGAAAGAAGACCATGTTGGACAAACCCATGGCAATGGCCAACGAACCAAAGGCAGAGCCCCATCCATGCTTCATTTGGACGTAGACCACTGCCGTGAAGGCCACGATGGCTCCAACCGTGACAGACAGGTAGAAGAAGTTGAAGAAGCGGTCAAGGTGTGATTGGTAGTCTCTACTTCTTTCATCAAACTGATCAGCACCAAAAGAAGAGACGCAGGGCCTTATACCGGCCGCGCCAAATCCGGTCACATAGAGGACTATGTAGAGGTAAAGCATCTGCCAGGGCTTTGCAGGTTCACAATTGCCCAGAAGTAAGGCAATCTGGTCACACTGCTCTTGGTTCGGCAGAAAGAAGTTCATGGAAGCACACAGGGTTATTCCCGTTAAACCCTGGagaaattgaaaggaaaaaagaaaactaagtaATTGCACCAAAGTAAGAGCAAGAATTTTAGTCCACCACCAAGATTTGCTCGATTCCGGCATgtgaaaagaaggaaaaagggtaATGGATGGTTTTGACGATTGATTACCGCAAGATAGATGGTAGCGAAAATGGCTATGGTCCAGTATCTACCAAGGTAGGCATCGGCAAGGAAACCGCCAAACACAGAGGAGGCCTGTGATATTCCCAGGAAAATATTGACCGCATTGGCAGAACTTGAGAAGGGTCGATGCATGACGTAGAACATAAATGCCACCATGTTGACAGAGAGCCCAAAATAGGCCATCCTCTCAGCCATCTCGTTGCCTGCCAAAAAAAACCCGTAACAGCTAATAATTAAGCTGCAGGCTGCAGTATGGGTATGGGATATTTAAAAGGAGTAGGGGCATTGATTACCGAAGATGAAGAATGCAGCAATCCATCCGCCAGTGCTGGATAATATAGAAATGGGCTTTCCATGGATGTTAACTGGCGTAGAACCTCCTCCGACGTAGCCTCCACTAAAAGCAGTCCGCCTGTCATCTGATTCAATGAAATAGATGCCCAGTTTTTTCCTGCGAAGAGAGTCGGAGGAGGAAATGTCATCAGGCAAAACTTCAGGGGACGCGATCTCTGTGGCACCGGCCATGCTGCTGACGTGAGAGCGAGGGATGCAGTATATATGGTGGTATAATGGTTTTTCGTGGCAGGGAGCAGAGAGGAAGGAAAACTAGGAGTTAGAATGATTTTGCATTTGCAGCAACAGTTTGGAGTGATGGATCGTTAAACAACTCCAAACAGATAACCAACTGTAAAGAAGAAATTGGAGGGAGGGACGAGAAGGAAGTTGCCAAAGTATGGGGAAAAAATCAGCCAAAGCTAAGCTAACAAATGAAAGAGCAATGAGAACCCCGCCGCCACTCGAAACATCTACTACTAGTATTAGTAAAATTATtcggaggggaggg
This portion of the Coffea eugenioides isolate CCC68of chromosome 11, Ceug_1.0, whole genome shotgun sequence genome encodes:
- the LOC113753843 gene encoding protein NRT1/ PTR FAMILY 6.1, translating into MAGATEIASPEVLPDDISSSDSLRRKKLGIYFIESDDRRTAFSGGYVGGGSTPVNIHGKPISILSSTGGWIAAFFIFGNEMAERMAYFGLSVNMVAFMFYVMHRPFSSSANAVNIFLGISQASSVFGGFLADAYLGRYWTIAIFATIYLAGLTGITLCASMNFFLPNQEQCDQIALLLGNCEPAKPWQMLYLYIVLYVTGFGAAGIRPCVSSFGADQFDERSRDYQSHLDRFFNFFYLSVTVGAIVAFTAVVYVQMKHGWGSAFGSLAIAMGLSNMVFFLGTPLYRHRLPGGSPLTRVAQVLVAAFRKRNASFDSGDFVGLYELPGKRSAIRGSSKIAHTDDFRCLDKAALQLKEDGADPSPWRLCTVTQVEEVKILLKLVPVPLCTVMLNLILTEYLTLSVQQVYTLNTHIGGLKLPVTCMPVFPGLSIFLLLSFYYSVFVPLSRRVTGHPHGASQLQRVGIGLAVSILSVAWAGGFERYRRHYAVEHGYEASFLTPMPDLSAYWLLIQYCLIGIAEVFCIVGLLEFLYEEAPDAMRSIGSAYAAVAGGLGCFAATILNSIVKSVTGNGETRRPSWLSQNVNTGRFDYFYWLLTVLSVINFAAFLYAAHCYQYRKKERGEMREPSSIQSSHG